A genomic stretch from Komagataeibacter xylinus includes:
- the bdcA gene encoding SDR family oxidoreductase produces MAVFSGKKALIIGGSRGIGAAIVKRLASEGASVRFTWAGSRAKAEDLARVSGAEAIRADATDRSAILAATRDAGPIDIFVFNAGICIVGDPLTLNPDDIDRMIDINIRAAYHCAVEAARSMPDGGRIILIGSTNANRVPFKGLAAYSMTKSALQSMVRGLARDFGDRHITVNVIQPGPTDTDMNPANGPQADLMHSVMAIKEHGSAEDVAAYVSFLAGSTARGITGAMQTIDGGFSA; encoded by the coding sequence ATGGCGGTTTTTTCAGGAAAAAAGGCCCTCATCATCGGCGGTAGCCGGGGGATCGGGGCTGCCATCGTCAAACGTCTGGCGAGCGAAGGCGCATCGGTGCGGTTCACATGGGCCGGTTCCCGCGCGAAGGCTGAAGACCTTGCCCGGGTAAGTGGCGCGGAAGCCATTCGGGCTGATGCAACCGACCGCTCTGCAATCCTTGCCGCCACGCGCGATGCTGGGCCGATCGACATTTTTGTCTTCAATGCCGGGATCTGCATTGTCGGAGATCCGCTGACGCTTAACCCTGATGACATTGATCGCATGATCGATATCAATATCCGCGCTGCCTATCACTGCGCGGTTGAAGCGGCCCGCTCCATGCCCGATGGGGGCCGGATCATCCTGATCGGCTCCACAAATGCCAATCGGGTGCCCTTTAAGGGACTGGCGGCCTACAGCATGACAAAATCCGCCCTGCAGAGCATGGTGCGGGGGTTGGCGCGAGATTTTGGGGATCGCCACATCACGGTCAATGTCATTCAGCCTGGGCCGACGGATACGGATATGAATCCGGCCAATGGCCCGCAGGCCGATCTCATGCACAGTGTCATGGCCATCAAGGAACATGGTTCGGCAGAGGACGTTGCGGCCTATGTCTCGTTCCTTGCCGGTTCCACGGCGCGCGGCATTACCGGGGCCATGCAGACCATTGATGGTGGCTTTAGTGCATGA
- a CDS encoding nuclease-related domain-containing protein → MTRAHRNQNFPAGEDAALWQQLCRQPAADDPVTQMLVASGLPVLHGITLPHGTDECVEIDHIFASADGLHTLHTKHYIAWINAPSSEKEIRSQGGAGNFACNDDFLRSFLKLAETVSTTINDPSLKKEEKPVPVTGHFLLPYKVPLVAPLRNHVLLIQDLESILHTLSNKGAIPSRYGEAWCHIATTHHRHRTVSLQIQQQGPA, encoded by the coding sequence ATGACACGTGCGCACCGCAATCAAAATTTCCCTGCAGGCGAAGATGCTGCCCTGTGGCAGCAACTGTGCAGACAGCCTGCCGCGGATGATCCCGTTACGCAGATGCTTGTGGCAAGTGGCCTGCCCGTACTCCATGGCATTACCCTGCCACATGGAACAGATGAATGTGTGGAGATTGATCACATATTTGCCAGCGCGGACGGGTTACATACCTTACATACGAAGCATTACATCGCGTGGATCAATGCGCCTTCTTCCGAAAAAGAAATCCGATCGCAGGGCGGGGCGGGAAATTTTGCCTGTAATGATGACTTCCTGCGCAGTTTCTTGAAACTGGCAGAAACTGTCAGCACCACGATAAATGACCCATCATTAAAAAAAGAGGAGAAACCCGTTCCCGTAACAGGCCACTTCCTGCTCCCTTACAAGGTGCCGCTAGTGGCTCCCCTGAGAAATCATGTCCTTCTCATCCAGGATCTGGAAAGCATATTGCACACCCTATCCAATAAAGGAGCCATTCCATCCAGATACGGTGAAGCATGGTGCCATATTGCAACCACTCATCATAGACACAGGACCGTATCCTTACAGATACAACAGCAAGGTCCTGCATGA
- a CDS encoding recombinase family protein, giving the protein MMLIGYARENTEEAMLLNQVEALRKAGCKKIYEEKVPTMSRDWPILADVLTELSSDDTLVVYSLDRLAWSTPHLLEVADRLREKGAGLRSLCEPWADTTVPYGKMILGVFAGIAEFERALSRNLTETGRKRAKERGVHLGRPAKLSAEQVATIQKLVRDENLSISEVAARFGVHKATIYRAVTNNK; this is encoded by the coding sequence ATGATGCTGATCGGGTACGCGCGCGAAAATACGGAAGAAGCGATGCTTCTCAATCAGGTAGAAGCGCTCCGAAAGGCGGGTTGTAAAAAAATATATGAGGAAAAAGTTCCTACAATGAGCCGGGACTGGCCCATTCTGGCCGATGTCCTGACGGAACTTTCTTCTGACGATACTTTGGTGGTCTATTCTCTGGACCGTCTCGCCTGGTCAACGCCCCACCTGCTGGAGGTGGCTGATCGACTGCGTGAAAAAGGGGCAGGGCTGCGTTCCCTTTGTGAACCCTGGGCCGATACCACCGTTCCCTATGGGAAAATGATTCTTGGTGTTTTTGCCGGTATTGCTGAATTTGAACGCGCATTGAGCCGGAACCTCACGGAAACGGGTAGGAAACGGGCCAAGGAACGGGGTGTCCATCTTGGGCGGCCAGCCAAGCTTAGTGCTGAACAGGTTGCGACCATACAGAAACTTGTCCGGGACGAGAACCTCTCCATTTCAGAAGTTGCAGCCCGTTTTGGCGTGCATAAAGCTACCATCTATCGGGCGGTTACCAATAACAAGTAA
- a CDS encoding TetR/AcrR family transcriptional regulator — MARTGRPRAFDRDKALDAALTLFWAQGYEPTSLNQLKACMGNISPASFYAAFGSKEALFREVVQRYLETYGQVMAPLWDETLAPRDAIEQTLRRSARMQTTSAHPTGCLIVLGASNCSPENQPVQALLATERARSREGIMACVERAVAEGGLIPSPVTETLPALFATFLHGMACEARDGDGADRLDAAITTLMQVWDSLAPKPGRGAYHQ; from the coding sequence ATGGCCCGGACAGGACGGCCCCGCGCATTTGATCGGGACAAGGCGCTCGATGCCGCGCTGACGCTGTTCTGGGCGCAGGGTTATGAACCGACTTCGCTGAACCAGCTCAAGGCCTGCATGGGCAATATCTCGCCTGCAAGCTTCTACGCGGCATTCGGGTCGAAGGAAGCGCTGTTCCGCGAAGTCGTGCAGCGTTATCTGGAAACTTACGGTCAGGTCATGGCGCCGCTATGGGATGAAACGCTCGCCCCGCGTGATGCCATTGAACAGACCCTGCGCCGTTCCGCCCGCATGCAGACGACCAGCGCGCACCCCACCGGCTGCCTGATCGTGCTCGGCGCGAGCAACTGCTCGCCTGAAAACCAGCCCGTGCAGGCCCTCCTCGCTACCGAGCGGGCGCGCAGCCGCGAGGGTATCATGGCCTGCGTGGAGCGGGCCGTGGCGGAGGGCGGACTGATCCCCTCACCCGTGACCGAGACCCTGCCTGCCCTGTTTGCAACCTTTCTGCACGGCATGGCCTGTGAAGCCAGGGATGGCGACGGAGCAGACAGACTTGATGCGGCGATCACGACGCTCATGCAGGTCTGGGACAGTCTTGCGCCAAAGCCCGGTCGCGGTGCTTACCATCAATAA
- a CDS encoding EAL domain-containing protein — translation MGERQTYPIPDKLLESIDAGILLVSNDNTIIFANDNAAHIWGGSTTELSGRKLDILFPTGTDILPCTFGENLTHAALCPSGVSGGRVCRSTTENHPHLTLLRHDGTAFFAEMSVARIEGAGQQVFVISLRDVTRELSRREQDLQYASIVQRNACGILILDSQCRITYANAAAARFSGIDAEGMEGTDFSAFLSGQQGDLATLQAFRRRLQRCRPFELEIHSRTDTGQDIWLLATVTPICSPYEELHEVIVVLNDITGSEQIKTLQKDMMGALTSNLSFNEILALMCRQIERIAPDVATQIVVVDDEQRMHPVARARLPAQIAEACADLRIGPEVGSCGTALFTGREVVTPDIEADPKWKGFWQVVVPHGLMACWSVPILLRDGRVAGSLAFYFRAKRAPGRWHRRIADACLHLCALAIEQQRAREDIARLTQYDTLTGLPNRTGLWHGIRQRMARARHENLLALIINLDRFRTINNGLGRPAGDRLLATLARRLSGLISSDDRLARSGADEFTLVTTGGVERATRLADAIMKTVAEPVVIDDVPVTITTSIGIADNNGGLPEAEMLMQQAETALSQAKNTGRNCYRFFSEEMNRQAEDQILLTNALKEAIRTDQLHQVYQPQIHATTGRLEGVEALARWTDPVLGIISPGRFIPLAEETGQIEAIGLWSLRAACRQMALWMQAGVEVPVVSVNISALHFRNPDLPRLIDGILRESGIPPQRLTIELTESAMMEDHEQTLIATQAIRAMGIGLSMDDFGTGFSSLSNLANLPLNELKIDRSFMDGFEPTGKVHSVITAIIRIGRSLGMTVVAEGVETQAQLDLLRQINCDVIQGYFFSRPLDVQDLEAWLNARPDTGCSRPDSQHDAA, via the coding sequence ATGGGCGAACGACAGACCTATCCCATTCCGGACAAACTGCTGGAAAGCATTGATGCGGGTATCCTGCTTGTCAGCAATGATAATACAATCATCTTCGCCAATGATAACGCGGCTCATATCTGGGGTGGCTCCACGACGGAACTGTCTGGCCGGAAACTCGATATTCTCTTTCCGACCGGAACAGACATCCTGCCCTGTACCTTTGGCGAAAACCTGACACATGCCGCGCTGTGTCCATCCGGCGTGTCCGGGGGCAGGGTCTGTCGTTCCACTACGGAAAACCATCCCCATCTGACCCTGCTACGACATGACGGCACGGCGTTTTTTGCCGAGATGTCCGTGGCACGGATCGAGGGAGCAGGGCAACAGGTGTTTGTCATTTCCCTGCGCGACGTGACACGGGAACTGTCCCGACGTGAACAGGACCTGCAGTACGCCAGCATCGTGCAGCGCAATGCATGCGGTATCCTGATACTGGACAGCCAGTGCCGTATTACCTACGCCAATGCGGCGGCAGCCCGGTTTTCGGGCATCGATGCCGAAGGTATGGAAGGGACTGACTTCTCGGCTTTTCTGTCCGGGCAGCAGGGTGATCTTGCAACATTGCAGGCGTTCCGCCGTCGCCTGCAGCGCTGTCGACCCTTTGAACTGGAAATCCATTCCCGCACCGACACGGGCCAGGACATCTGGCTTCTGGCAACCGTAACGCCCATATGCAGCCCTTATGAGGAACTGCATGAAGTGATCGTGGTGCTCAATGACATTACGGGCAGCGAGCAGATAAAGACGCTGCAGAAGGATATGATGGGGGCACTGACCAGCAACCTGTCCTTCAACGAAATCCTCGCCTTAATGTGCCGCCAGATTGAACGTATCGCCCCCGATGTCGCAACACAGATCGTGGTTGTGGATGATGAACAGCGCATGCACCCCGTAGCGCGCGCACGGCTGCCCGCACAGATTGCCGAAGCTTGTGCAGACCTGCGGATAGGCCCCGAGGTCGGGTCATGCGGCACGGCGCTGTTCACCGGCAGGGAAGTGGTTACGCCAGACATTGAAGCCGATCCGAAATGGAAGGGTTTCTGGCAGGTTGTCGTCCCGCATGGCCTCATGGCTTGCTGGTCGGTGCCGATCCTGCTGCGGGATGGCCGGGTAGCGGGCAGTCTGGCTTTTTATTTCCGTGCCAAGCGCGCACCGGGCAGATGGCACCGGCGGATTGCCGATGCCTGCCTGCACCTGTGCGCGCTTGCCATCGAACAACAGCGTGCGCGTGAGGATATCGCGCGGCTTACGCAGTATGACACACTGACGGGCCTCCCCAACCGGACCGGGCTGTGGCACGGTATCAGACAGAGGATGGCACGCGCACGGCATGAAAACCTGCTGGCCCTGATCATCAACCTTGATCGGTTCCGGACCATCAATAACGGGTTGGGGCGCCCGGCGGGTGATAGGCTGCTGGCGACGCTGGCCAGGCGGCTATCCGGTCTCATTTCCAGTGATGACCGGCTGGCCCGCAGCGGGGCGGACGAATTCACCCTGGTCACGACCGGTGGTGTGGAACGGGCCACGAGACTGGCCGATGCCATCATGAAAACCGTGGCGGAGCCGGTCGTGATTGACGATGTTCCGGTTACCATAACAACCAGTATCGGCATCGCGGATAATAATGGTGGCCTGCCGGAGGCGGAAATGCTTATGCAACAGGCCGAAACGGCCCTGTCTCAGGCAAAAAATACGGGCCGCAACTGCTACCGTTTTTTCAGCGAGGAAATGAACCGGCAGGCAGAAGACCAGATCCTGCTGACCAACGCGCTGAAGGAGGCGATCAGGACTGACCAACTCCATCAGGTCTACCAACCGCAGATCCATGCTACGACCGGCAGGCTGGAAGGGGTGGAAGCCCTAGCCCGATGGACCGATCCGGTCCTGGGCATAATCTCACCGGGCCGTTTCATCCCTCTGGCGGAAGAAACCGGGCAGATCGAGGCAATCGGGCTGTGGTCGCTGCGGGCGGCCTGTCGGCAGATGGCCCTATGGATGCAGGCAGGGGTGGAGGTTCCGGTTGTGTCGGTTAACATATCCGCGCTGCATTTCAGGAATCCCGATCTGCCACGCCTGATTGACGGGATCCTGCGTGAAAGCGGTATTCCGCCCCAGCGCCTGACCATCGAACTTACGGAAAGTGCGATGATGGAAGATCACGAGCAGACCCTCATCGCCACGCAGGCGATCCGGGCGATGGGCATCGGGCTCTCCATGGATGACTTCGGAACCGGTTTTTCCAGCCTGTCGAACCTTGCAAACCTGCCGCTTAACGAACTCAAGATTGACCGCAGCTTCATGGATGGCTTTGAACCGACGGGCAAGGTTCACTCTGTGATCACGGCCATCATCCGTATCGGGCGGAGCCTGGGCATGACCGTAGTGGCGGAAGGGGTGGAAACGCAGGCGCAGCTTGACCTGCTCCGTCAGATCAACTGCGACGTGATACAGGGATATTTCTTTTCCAGGCCCCTGGATGTGCAGGATCTTGAAGCATGGCTGAATGCGCGCCCCGATACCGGGTGCTCACGGCCCGACAGCCAGCATGATGCTGCATGA